The Horticoccus luteus DNA window CGCCCATGATGATATAAAACCCGATCGCGACTGTATAAAACGCGTAGAACATCCATGGATTGAGCGCACTGATATAGCTCTTGAGCTCCCCCCGCGCATAACGCTCGCGCAAGATAGCCCGCCGCTCCTGATCGGCAGGCGCCAACGCAGCGTGGTCCGGCCGCGTCTCAAGGTCGTTCAACGCGCGATATTCCTGCACCGCGGTTCGTTCCGGCACGGTCCAGGTTGCTTCGGGTTTCGTGACCAAGGCGGAAGCAATCTTGAACGAGACCAGATTGCTGAACCCCATCGTGACCGCGACGGCCATGACGATTTGAAAAGTTGCGTAGAACAGCGCCAACCTCCGGCTGCCAAGACGATCTTCAAACAGGTCCGCCGTCGTCGTAAGCCGCACCCGCCGAAACCACGGATACATGAACCAGTAATACGGGTTCAGAAATATCATCTGTAAACTCACCCACACGCCCGAGGCGCCCTGCTGATAGATCACGCTGGACGTGCTGACCGAGTCGCTCGCCGACGTGCCGTTGCCGAAATTCAGGAAAAACTGATAGACCTTGCCTAACTTTCTCCCGGCCAGAAAAAAACTTTCGCCGGAATGCACACCTTTCGACGCGATCTTCCCAAGAACGATAATGATGGCGAAGTAAGCGCCAACGACCAAGTAATCGAGAAAGTGGAGACCAGCCATCGTAGGAATGCGGAAGCGAGTCAGGTCACGTTAACGGCTGCGCTTGGCGGAGGCAGGGGCGACGTCCGATGCTGCCAAGTTGCGCGGCGGAAGATCAGCGGATCTACGGACGACAGCGGAGATGTCGAGTTCTCGCGGCGAACCATGGGCAGGCGCAGGGGAAGTCGCGGCGAGGATTCGCATTCGGCGAGGCTTTGGGGTCCCAAACTCGTGGCAACTCGTTTTGCCCAGCGGTTTCCACGGGGTGATGCAATCTGCTTGGCTGCTGTGGCGAAGGCGGCTTGCCCAGCGGGGCGCGCCGCGGAATTTGCCTCGTGCCGAGAAATCCGAACTTCCGTCTTGATTCAACCCAGCACGGTCGGCACGTTTCCCGCTCCACGTAATGTCGGGGCGTAGCTTAGCCTGGTAGAGCGCTACGTTCGGGACGTAGAGGTCGCAGGTTCGAATCCTGTCGCCCCGACCATTTTACGCCGGCTTTCTTCGCTGAACGCGTTCACGGGAAAAAGGGGTTATAACGCAGCTCGTTTTCGGCGGTCGTCAACGGTCCGTGTCCGGGCGCAATGACGACCTCGGGCGGCACCATTTTCATTAACCGCCGGGCGCTATCCCTCAGCGTCTTCCAACAGAAGTAGCCGCCGCCCAGTGAGCCGGCGAAAAGCAAATCGCCGCAGATGAGCAATTTCTGGCCGGTTTTCACCTGGCTAGCTTCCACCAGATAGGCGAAATGCGCCTTGGCGTGCCCAGGCGTGCTAATCACGGTGACCGTGATGCCGCCATGCGTCCATTGATCGCCTTCTTTCAACACGGCGTTGGTGCGCACGGTCACGCTCTCCGGGGAAAATACGTGCTGCACGGCGTAATGTCCCAACAACTCGACAAGGCCGCCAACGTGTTCGGCTTCCACGTGGGTGAGAAACACGGCTTCCACCCGCTGGACGTTGCTCGGCCAAACTTGCTGAATGCGCGGCAGGTCCGGGCCGGTGTCGAAAAGTATCCCAGTGTT harbors:
- a CDS encoding MBL fold metallo-hydrolase; this encodes MSPFATPPPLEDELGDVLEKALHFADLTIEQAAAAAAVPEGKLRDALDYRSELSAQDLTRLAAVLHLNELGLAMLAQGAYPLPAPGPLPFCLHRLSVPHGIGCANAYLIAEPGANTGILFDTGPDLPRIQQVWPSNVQRVEAVFLTHVEAEHVGGLVELLGHYAVQHVFSPESVTVRTNAVLKEGDQWTHGGITVTVISTPGHAKAHFAYLVEASQVKTGQKLLICGDLLFAGSLGGGYFCWKTLRDSARRLMKMVPPEVVIAPGHGPLTTAENELRYNPFFP